The genome window GCCCAGGCGGTTGCCTTGCTGGACACCGGTGTCGGTGAGCCATGCGGCGTGGCCGTTGCTGTTGTTGACGTAAGTCAGACCAGCATCGACGATCCCGTAGATCGTGACGCTGCTCTGGGCTTGCGCGGTCGCTGCAAAGACACACAACGATGCGGCGGCGAGGGGTGCCGCAAGGGACTTTCTCATTTCTTTGTCTCCATTCCGTGGATAGTCTGCGCCAGGTTTTAAAAGTGCTACAGGTATTTGCGGCGCGTCGTGCGCAGTGTTCGCGCGCCGCATGTATTCCACACAGTGCACCCCTCCATCCCGGTGCACCGTATGCCGGTTTCGCGTTCCCCTGAGATCTGTTTGAGCAACGCTTGACTTCGATTGAAGTGTATAACGATAATACAGTTATACAGAAATAAATTTATGTCTATTGCATAATGGTAAACACGCAAGCGCCCCCACAAGCAGCGTTTGCGTGATCCGCAACAGGTGTTTCAGGCGGGGGCCGCATGCGGCCCCCTTAATAAAGCGGAAGCTCTACGTGGGCTTGCGCACAGACAGGAGACGGAGATGGGAACAACCTTGCGGAGCTGGACCCGGCTGGCGGTAGCAGCTGGAGCGCTGGCTGCAGCATTGATGCAGCAACAGGCCGGTGCGGCTGAATTCAAATACGGCGTGAGCGCGGATGTGACGTCGCTTGATCCACAGTTCGCCAACTTGCCGGGTAACCGCAATGTCGCGCGCAATGTGTTCGAGCCGCTGATCGACATGTCGCCGGATGGCCGTTTGCAGCCGGGGCTGGCCGAATCATGGAAGCCGCTGGATGACAAAACGTGGGAGCTCAAGCTGCGGCACAACGTCAAGTTTCAGAGCGGGCAAGCTTTTACGGCTGACGACGTGATTTATTCGCTCGCGCGCCCAGATACGCTGACCAATTCGCCAGCCACGTTCGGCGTGTTCACCAAAGACATCATCAAGGTGCAAGCGGTTGATCCGTACACCGTGCGCTTGACCACGGCGCGGCCGCTGGCGGTGCTGCCGAATTACCTGTCGATGATCTTCATGCTGTCAAAGAAGGACACGCAAGGCTTGAAGAGTGAGGACTTCGAAACTGGTAAGGGTCTCGTCGGAACCGGGCCATACAAGTTCGCGCGCTTTCAGCGTGGCGACCGGGTGGAGCTGGTGCGCAACGACAGCTATTGGGGCAGCAAGCCTGCTTATGAAAAAGTCACGGTCCGCATCTTGCCGAACTCAGCGGCACGCGTAGCCGCGATGTTGTCGGGCGATGTCGATGCCGTGATCGACGTGCCGAGTGCTGATGTCGCGCGGATCAAGGCGGACAAAGACCTGAGCGTGTACACCAAGCCGAGCACGCTGATGGTGTTCTGGGTGATGAACCAGTTGAACGACAACGCGCCGTATGTGACTGATAACAACGGCAAACCATTGGGCAAGAATCCGTTCAAGGATGTGCGGGTACGTCAGGCGTTTTCGCTGGCGATTAATCGCCAGGTGCTGGTTGAGCGGGTGTTAAAGGGCCTTGGGGTAGCGACACAAAACAGCGTGCCGAGCACCGTTTTTGGCTACAACCCTGCGTTGCCGCCTGAGCCGTACAAGCCAGAGGAAGCGAAGAAATTGCTGGCCGCAGCCGGTTATCCCGAGTGCTTCTCCTTGACGCTGTTCGCGCCGAACGACCGTTACGTGAACGACTCGCAACTGGCGCAAGCGGTGGCGCAGATGCTGACCCGGGTTGGCTGCCGCACCAAGGTTGAAACCCAGCCGATGGGCACTTTCATCTCGCGGGTGAACCAGTTGCAGATGGGCTTTTTCATGATCGGCTGGGGTGCGGATGCGGGTGACATGGGCGTTCAGCTTGAGTCGTTATTCTCGAACCCGACCAACAACCCGTTCCGCAAGATCAACATCCAGACCTACGATTCACCGAACTTCTGGAAGCCGTTGAATGCGGGCCTGGCTACGGTCGATAACGCGAAACGTGAAGCGCTGTACCGTGAAACCTCGAAGGTGCTGCATGACGAAGTCGGGATTATTCCGACTCACCTGCAGGTTTCCACTTTTGCGGCGCGGGCCGGCATTCATGTCGTGCCACGGATTGATTCACAGATGTATGGCTTTGATGCTGCCCCGGCGAAGTAAGCTGCGGCCAGTTTCAGGCAGGTAAAAAACGGCGGGCAGTTCAATGGTTTTGAACTGCCCGCCGTTTTGCGTGCTGGGTGGTTGGCCGCTTATCTGAGCACTTACCCCAGCGTCACTCTGGTGTGCTCGTTGAAGTGCGAAACAAATTTGTCGAGCAGGCCCAGAAACTGTTCACGTTCCGCTTCATCGAACGGCGCGAGCAGCGTGGTTACCGAATTTTTCGCATAACGCTCGCATTGGCGTAGCGCTTGCCGTCCGGTTTCGGTTAGCGAGATTTCAACTTTGCGTTGATCGGTCACGCTTTTCGTTTTATCCAACCAGCCACGCTCGGCCAGAATTTTAACTACCAGCGCTGTGGTCGAACGGTCCAGACCAATCAGACGGGCAATGCCAACCTGCTCTAGCGGCTCTTCATGCAACAGGATATAGAGCACACCGTACTGACTGGGGGTGATATCGAGCTCCGCGCAGGCCTCGATAAAAAGGTTGGTTGAAATTTGATGGGCGCGCCGAATCATAAAACCTGGGCGCGTATACAAACGGTCAAGCGGGCTCAAACGTGGCTCGCGTGCAGCAGGATTTTTGGCCATGGCGAAAACGAAAGAGTGAGGGCGGCGCAGCGCCGTGAATCGGGTTTTGATGAGCGGGCGCCATTATCGCCTGGCGCGAGTGTTGCGCCAGGGCGGTGTACTACGTGCGTATTACGGCTGGGCGTCGGGCTGTTGCGCTGGTTCGGCCTGGCTAAACGCGGGCAGTTGCAGACATTGCTCGTTGATGCGCATCAGAGTTGGATACGCGCTCAAATCAACCTCGAAACGCTGGGCGTTGAATATCTGCGGCACCAGCGCGATATCAGCCAGCGTTGGCGTATCGCCATAGCAATAACGGCCCGTGGTGCGTGCGGTGGCCAGACGGGTTTCGAGCGCGCCAAAGCCGGTATGAATCCAGTGGTGGTACCACGCTTGACGCGCCTCAGCCGACAAGCCCGCTGGTCCGCTCAGGTAGTTCAGCACCCGCAGGTTATTCAGCGGATGAATTTCGCAGGCGATATCCAGCGCTAGTGCTCTGACACAGGCCCGCCCGAGCGCGTCGCCTGGCAGCAGCGGCGGAGTGGGGTAACGCTCATCCAGATACTCGATGATCGCCAGTGACTGATGTAACGACACCTCGCCGTTTTGCCATACCGGTACGAGTGCTTCCGGGCTGAGCGCACGGTAAGCCGGACCGAACTGTTCACCGCCATCACGTGACAGATGCACGGGCAGGTAATCAAAAGCCAGCCCTTTCAGATTGAGGGCAATGCGCACCCGGTACGAAGCCGAGCTGCGAAAGAAGTTATGGAGTTGCACAGGTTGTTCCCGGTGACCGGTGCCTCACGCATAGCGCACCGGTGGTTGCTTCAAGCGTTTGCCTCAAGCGTTTAAACCACGTCCACTAGCAGTTCACCAAGGCCGTCGATGCCGCCGCGTATCGTGTCGCCTTTCACCACTGCGCCTACGCCTTCCGGCGTGCCGGTATAGATCAGGTCACCCGGCACCAGCTCGAAATAGCGCGACAGGTACGCAATGGTTTCAGCTACCGACCAGATCAGTTGCGATACGTCTGCACGTTGCTTCGTTATGCCATTCACTTCCAGCCAGATCGCGCCCTGCTTGAGGTGCCCAGTTTGCTCTGCCCGATGCAGGGGGCCAATTGGCGCGGAATGATCGAAGGCTTTGCCGATATCCCACGGCCGGCCCATCTTGCGCATTTCCATTTGCAGGTCGCGCCGTGTCATGTCGAGCCCAAGTGCATAGCCAAAGACGTGCTCCAGCGCCTCTGTTTCCGCGATGTCGCGCCCGCCTTTGCCAATCGCGGCCACCAGCTCCATTTCGTAATGGCAGTTTTCGGTTTGCGTGGGGTAGGGGAACTGGCCGGTGGTGCCCGGCGCGACATACACGATCGCGTCAGTTGGCTTGCAAAAGAAAAACGGCGGTTCGCGTTCTGGATCGAAACCCATTTCACGCGCATGGGCGGCGTAGTTCCGGCCTACGCAGTAAATCCGGCGCACGGGAAACGCATCGTCTGAACCCGCGACGGGGACCGTGACCACAGGGGCTGCCTGAAAAACCAGAGTCATTGAAAGTGCTCCATTAAATGTGTGAGTAGCAAAAGTAGCTAACTTGGCGCAGATAGTGCAGATGATGCAGGTGGTGCGCTACGTTAAGCGTCGAGTTTTTCTTCGCGCAGGATATTCAGCGCGCTTTGCACCGGGCGATCCGAAAAGCTGAATAGCACGGCATCTTCATCGGCATGCAGCGTGAAGCTTTTCCATGACGGCACGACGAAGTGATCTTTCGGGCCAAACACAAAACGTTGACCGTCAACCACGACGCAACCGCGTCCTTCGACCACTGAAAACACACTGCCGTCAGTGCTGCGATACGGCTTGCCCGTGAAGCCCGCTGGCAGAAACTGCATGAACGTGGCGAGCGTAGGCATTGGCCAGCCGCCGGTAACGGGATTGACATAGCGCAGCTTCACGCCGTGCCATGCGTCTGTTTCGCCGTCGCGGTATAGCCGGTCAAGAACCTCGCGGGTGCGCGCATACGGGTAGTTGAAGATCGGCGAGGTGGGTGAGCCAGGGGTGTAATCCACCGGCAGCAGGTTGTGGCCATAACGGGCCAGCGCATTGCCTTCGGGACGAGAGACTTGCTGTGAGCGCGCCGCGCTTTTTTCTTCGAAGCCCGCGTCGAAGAAACGGATCATCGGGATATCGAGGCCATCAAGCCACACCACCGGCTCACTGTGGCCATCCAGCCCGTCATTGCCGTGATCGTGCCAGGTCCAGCCTGGCGTGATGACGAAATCGCCGGGGAACATCGTGGTGCGTTCGCCATCCACTGCGGTATACGCCCCACGGCCATGCACGATAAAGCGCAGCGCGGATTGCACATGACGATGCGCGGGCGCGACCTCGCCAGGCAAGATCAATTGCAGCCCCGCGTAGAGCGATTGCGTGATGCTGGATTGCCCAGGCAGGGCCGGGTTTTCCAGCACGAGCACACGCCGCACCGCTTCTTCGGCGGTAATTAGCGTGCCTGCCTGCTCGATATACGGCAGCACGTCCTGCCAGCGCCACAGCGCCGGAACGCACGGACCATTCGGCGTGTGAGGCACCAGGGTGCTGAGCGACTCCCAGAGCGGCGTCATGCTGAGCGCGCGAATCTGCTCATAGAACGCTTGCCGGGCAGAGCCGGTGGGGCGGGTGGTCATGCTGTCTCCTTCATGGTGGGTTTGGTTCTGTGCCGCGCAGTGGCAGTCGCTACACCATTCTTTCTGTAAATACGCAGACGTCTGCCGAAAATAGTGAATCTCGCCCTGGCTGTCAAATGAATTTTTTGCGCTGCATGCCGCGCTTGACGAACGGATTTGTGCTCACTATATTTCGCTGCATATTCAACAGACGTCTGCGTATTTTTTGAGGCGGCGTCGCAAGAGCCTGAATTCAGGCAATACCGGCGCGGCGCACGTGCCCTACAAGGAGGAGACAGATGCAACACAGCAACGAAGTCATCATCGTTGGCGCAGGGATTGGCGGCTTGACGCTAGCGCTGACGCTGCATAAAGCGGGTATCGCGTGCCGGATATTCGAAGCGGCACCGGAGATCAAGCCATTAGGCGTGGGCATCAACCTGTTGCCGCATGCCACCAGTGTGCTGGCAGAGCTGGGCTTGATCGACGCGTTGGCTGCGGTTGCGGTGACAACGCAAGAGTCAGCATTCTTCAATCGTCACGGCCAACTGATTTATCGGGAGCCCGCAGGGCGTTTTGCCGGATACGAGCAACCGCAATTTTCGATTCACCGGGGCGATCTGCAAACGGTGCTGCTGAATGCGGTGCTTGAGCGCCTGGGAGCCGACCGGGTGCTGACTGATCGCCGCTGCCTGGGTGCGACAGCGAACGGCCAGGGCGTGAGCGTTGAATTTGCCGATCGCACCGGAGTGAGCTATCGCGTGGATGGTGCAGCGCTGGTCGCTTGCGATGGTGTGCATTCGGTGATCCGCAAGCAGTTCTATCCCGACGAAGGTGCGCCACGTTATTCCGGCGTCAACATGTGGCGCGGCACGATCAAGGCACCGCCGTTTCTGACTGGTGCCAGCATGGTGCGCGCCGGGTGGCTGACGCACGGCAAGATGGTGATCTATCCGATCCGGAACAACGTCGATGACGCAGGCAATCAGCTAGTGAACTGGGTGGCGGAAATAGAAGCGCCGCAACCTGCTAAGCGCGACTGGAATGGCGCTGGACGTCTGGCCGATTTTTTCCCGGCGTTCGCGGATTGGCATTTCGACTGGCTCGATGTCGCAGCGATGATCGAATCGAGTGAAGCCATTTATGAATATCCGATGGTCGATCAAGACCCGTTGCCGCGCTGGACTTTCGGCCGCATCACGCTGCTAGGCGATGCGGCGCACCCCATGGTGCCGCGTGGCTCGAACGGCGCGGGGCAGGCGATTCTGGATGCGCAGTATCTGGCGCAACGCTGCGCCGAACTGGGTGTGAGTGAGGCTGCGCTGATGGCATACGACCACGCGCGGGTGAAAGCAACCGGTGACGTGGTGCTGATGAATCGCAAGGCCCCCCCGGACCGGATCTTGCAAGTGATCTATGAACGCACCCAGGGCGAGCGTTTCGAGCGCATCGAAGATGTGGCGAGTGCCGCTGAGTTAAGCGAGATTGCGAACCAGTACAAACGGGTGGCGGGATTTCATCTGGATGATTTGAAGAACCGTGGCACGGCTGAGAGCGGCGCGGCTGTTTAAGTGCTGTTTTAAGCGCTGGCTTGCTGCATGGGGAGGGTGTTACGGCACGCTTCCCGATGCGGATGCGTTGGCCGGACCTGCGTTTTATCCGGGAGGTAAGGAAGGGGAGGCAGACGAAGGTGAAAGACGCAAGTCGGGGTCAAACGCCCCCTGATTGATTACGCAGCCACGCGCTGCGATGGAACGCAATGTAGCCATCATCGAGAGACTCATCCAGGTATGCAGTGCGGGCGGCCTGGCGGGATCTGACGCAGATGAAAATTCGAAATCGAGCTGTTTCAGATTTTTATTTTTCTGCAGCGCCTTGAGATGAGCCATTTCTACATTGGAAGCACTCAGCGTGATGCGCTCAGCTGCTGGAAAGCAGAGAAGGAGATAGGCACGGCTATCACAGGTGTTTCTGATTTCAAGCTCTTTGACGCTTGAGCATAAATGCTCGGGGGCTGGCGCAGTCTGGGCGGTTTTGTGCATCACGCATTGCGTCAGAGAGATTTTTTTTAAGGATTTAAATTTGGTATTCGAAATGTATTGATCCCAAGTGTCAGGGGAAAAAATACTTGCCTCAAAAGATAGCGCCAAAAGCTTTTCATGGCAGAGGTTAGAGGTTAAAAATTCAGCCACTGGAATCGTTTCATCCTGTTTAACCATATCAAATAGGGTTTTTAGCGTGACTTTCAGCTTTAATTTGATTCCATCGACTGTGGTACTCGCCTGATTTTTGAAAAAAGTGAGCAGCGTAGTGATTTCATGAGGTTTAAGTAAAGTCAGATCGACTGCGATTTTTTTCAATGTCTGTTGCGGTACCGGGCTAGAAAAAAGCGCAGCAACATGTTGTGCATAAATTTCGGGTTCGAGGTTAAGTTCAGATAAATAGCGGAGATGACGGGCGCAATCCTGATAGTCAGGTTTAAAGCGGATATTGCGGATAATTTCGGCCTGCGTGAGTGGCAGGCTTTTTGGTTTGATGGAGTCTATGATTTCGGCCGGGAGCTGATTCCATAGTTCAGCGACCATCTCTGTAGAGGGATCGCTGCGGCGTGTCATGCTGCTGTCTACCTGGACCGGGCCTTTCAGGCGCAGTGGACGCTGCCGGAATAACAGCCAGGTAATCGTCTTGATGGCTCTTGATTGCAGGTTCTTCAGGCCGCTGGCTGAAGCAGATAAATGTCGCACAGAGTGCTGTGAGGTGCTTTGGGGAGGGATCGGGCTGGCTGGCATTGATTGACTCCGATAAGTGCCGGTCAAGTATGCGTCATGTTGTGCCGGGGGTCAGGGCTGCCAGTCTAGCAGCATGACTGATGCAATACGCGAGCGTACGTTAGCAGCTATTGGGCAGAATATGCCAGCAGCGGAAATAATTGCGGAATGAAGCGTTGCCAGTAGATTAAAAAGCGCAATTAAATGGTCATGGTTTGAGCGGCACTGAGTCAAAAATTGGCTAATAAATTGAATGAAAAATAGCGACACCGGATAGGGGTAATGCAATGCCCCACACCCGTTGCCGCTATCTGCTGGCTTGCCAGTTCGTCAGTTGCGCATGGCGGCGCTCAATCGTAGCCATGTGCAACTGATTCATTAAAAAACCTTCATCGGCAGATTGACCACCAGCCGGTATTCCATGTTGTTGCTGTCGGAATAGTGAGCCTGGCCGACATGCCACATCGCCATGAAGGTGATCTTCGTATCCTTGAAACGGCCGCTTTGCAGCGTATAGCTCGGGACAAAGCCAATTTCGTGGTGACGGCCGTGCACCGGTTCGCCATTCTTCCAGTACAGGTCATGCAACGGGCTGGAGGCCGAGGCATTTGCCGCGGCCCCTGCTGAAGCATCCGCATCCCATCCCATCACGCCCCACAGCATCGCGCGCAAACCTGGTACGCCGAGATAGCTGCCGTCCAGCGTGTAGCGCAATTGCAATGAGCGTTCATGCGGCGCGTTGTAATCAACGTCCATGGAGTTGCTCAGATAGATGCCGTTGGTTTCATTCACGTAATCAAAAAACTGGTCACCCAGCACTTGCTGGTAACCAAGCAACAAACCGCTTGCGCCATGTTGCGCGGAGAGCGTCAGGCTATAGGCGTTGTTGTTGATATGCCCCTGACGGGCTGCGCCGGTGTCGTGGGTGGAATAGACGTTGGCCATGCCGCTCCATTTCACCGTGCGCGGGTCGCCAATCGAGTGCGATACCGAGGCGTAGTACTGACGCCAGATATCGTCGGCCTGGTCGGCGTAGAGCGACAGCGTGCCGCTGGGGGCGTAGTCCCAACTGCCGCCAAAGTAGCTCAGGCGGCTGAACTTCACTCCGCCATACGAGGTGGAGAGTGAGCTCAGATTAGTGTGGCCACGTGCGTCGACTTTGGTAAAGCTGCCAGCTTCCAGCGACATGTCCTTCACATCCTTGCTCACCAGCGAAGCACCGAGGAAGGTGGGGGGCAACGCGCGGTTGTCGTGCGGATCAAGAAAGGGATTCGACACGATTTGCAAACCGTACTTCAACACCGTTTCGGAAATACGGCCCTTGATGTCGTACATCCCAGGGTAGGCCCAGGCCAGCTGGTTTTGCCCATCGCCGTCTTTGCCGACATGCACCATGTTGCCAGCCCCTTTGCCGCCGTCCAGCTTGAGCGCAGCGAAGAGCGAGGCATCGAAGCCAAAGCCGATCAACCCTTGGGTATAGCCGGATTCATAGTTAGCCTGAACACCTTGTATCCACGCATGACGATGGCTTGAATTGCTCACCTCCATGTAATCCGAATAGTTGCGCCATAGCAGGTTGAGGTGGCTATCGCCGATCAGGCCTTGGCTCTTCGCCTGGCTCGATAGTGTTGGCTCGGGCAGGTTGACGCGATTTTTTTCGACTTTGATAAGCGGGCTATTCATGTCCGGCATGCCCGCCGCAACGGAGGTGGCCGGTGCGCCGGGGTTTGCCTGCGCCAGCTGCGTCAACGGTGCCGGGTTGGGCGGCGCGGGGGGCTCGTCAGCCAGCGCAGCGGTGGCGGCGGTGGCGACGACGGTGGCAACCATGGGCCGGCCCAATGCCAGCCATAGAACGTTTTGTGCTCCTGATGTATGTCCTTGGTGTCTCATGAAGGTCTCGTTTTTGATGTCGATGAATCTGCTGGCTGGTGCTGGGCCAGCCAACGTTATGCCGCAGGCTGCATTGCAGTGGGTGGCTGCCACGCGGCGCACGGCGTTTCCTGAGTACGGCATAGGGTCTGGATGGAGCCCGGCGTGTGGGTTGCTAAAGGGCGTTCGCGCCAGCCCGCAGGCACGCCACCTGGGATGCATGAGCCCCGTGACGGATGAGCGCGGGTTGCTCATTGGCGCACGCAGCAAGCGCATCGGGGCAGCGTGTGCGAAAGGCACAGCCCGATGGCGGATTGAGTGGCGATGGGATGTCGCCGCGCAGCAGCAGGCGCTCGCGGCTGCGCTCCAGCACCGGGTCGGGCACCGGTGCTGCCGCCAGTAGCCCACGGGTGTACGGATGTTGCGGGGTGCTGTACACCTCGTGACGGTTGCCGAACTCCATCACGCGGCCGAGGTACATCACCAGCACGCGCTGGCTGATGGCTTTCACCACGGCGAGGTCGTGCGCGACGAAGAGCAGTGAGAGCGACAGCTCGCGTTGCAGGTCGCGCAGCAGGTTGACGATCTGCGCCTGGATCGACACATCGAGCGCTGAGACGGGTTCATCGCAGATGACTAATTGCGGCGCACCGATCAAGGCCCGGGCGATGCCGACGCGCTGACATTGCCCACCTGAAAATTCATGCGGATAGCGCCGCAGATGCTGCGCGCTCAAGCCCACGCGTTCGAGCATGGTGCGCACACGGCTGCGTACTTCATGGCGTCCCACTTCAGGCTGATGCGTGCGCAAAGGTTCGGCCACGATCTGCTCGATGGTCATGCGTGGATCGAGTGAGGCGAGCGGGTCCTGAAAAATCATTTGCACGTCGCGCCGTAATTGGCGCAGTTCGCGTTTTGCACCTTGCACGGTGTCCTCGCCCAGCCAGCGCACGTGGCCGCTGGCGACGGGTGTGAGACCGATGATGGCGCGCGCGAGCGTGGATTTGCCGCAACCCGATTCACCAACTAGGCCGACTGTTTCGCCGCGTTTGATGTCGAAGGACACTCCATCGACTGCATGCAGCAGGCTGCTGCCGGACCATGGAAGACTGCCGCGTTTGATCTTGAACTGGACGTGCAGATCGCTGACGCACAGCAAGGCTGGGGTGCTCATGGACGTAATTCCTGGAGTTCGTTCAGCGGCCGGTGGCAGGCACGTAGCGCGGGAGTTAGAGCGGTAAATGAGGAGGCCAGCGGAGAAGCCAGGGAGTTAAGCGGCGCGAGTGACGGACGGGCGGTGCGGCAATACGCAACTGCGCTGGCGCAGCGCGGGGCAAAGGCGCAGCCGTCGCCGCTTTCACCGGGCAGCGGCGGATTGCCCGGAATCGTGCGCAGTGGCGTGTCGTCATCGGGATCAGTCAGGCGCGGCAACGCATTGAGCAAGCCCATCGTGTACGGATGGCTTGGACGGCTGAAGAGTGTGCGTGCATCGGCTTGTTCAACGGTCTGCCCGGCGTACATCACCATCACCTCGTCACACAGGCCTGCGACGACGCCCATGTCATGCGTAATCAGAATGATCGCGGTGCCGCAGGTCTGGTTCAGTTCGCGCAGCAGCTCGATGATTTGCGCTTGCACGGTGACGTCAAGCGCGGTGGTGGGTTCATCGGCAATCAGGATGTCGGGCTTTGACAGCAGCGCCATCGCAATCATCACGCGCTGGCGCATGCCGCCAGAAAACTCATGTGGATACATGCCAATACGGCGCGTGGCATCCGG of Paraburkholderia bonniea contains these proteins:
- a CDS encoding ABC transporter substrate-binding protein produces the protein MGTTLRSWTRLAVAAGALAAALMQQQAGAAEFKYGVSADVTSLDPQFANLPGNRNVARNVFEPLIDMSPDGRLQPGLAESWKPLDDKTWELKLRHNVKFQSGQAFTADDVIYSLARPDTLTNSPATFGVFTKDIIKVQAVDPYTVRLTTARPLAVLPNYLSMIFMLSKKDTQGLKSEDFETGKGLVGTGPYKFARFQRGDRVELVRNDSYWGSKPAYEKVTVRILPNSAARVAAMLSGDVDAVIDVPSADVARIKADKDLSVYTKPSTLMVFWVMNQLNDNAPYVTDNNGKPLGKNPFKDVRVRQAFSLAINRQVLVERVLKGLGVATQNSVPSTVFGYNPALPPEPYKPEEAKKLLAAAGYPECFSLTLFAPNDRYVNDSQLAQAVAQMLTRVGCRTKVETQPMGTFISRVNQLQMGFFMIGWGADAGDMGVQLESLFSNPTNNPFRKINIQTYDSPNFWKPLNAGLATVDNAKREALYRETSKVLHDEVGIIPTHLQVSTFAARAGIHVVPRIDSQMYGFDAAPAK
- a CDS encoding MarR family winged helix-turn-helix transcriptional regulator yields the protein MAKNPAAREPRLSPLDRLYTRPGFMIRRAHQISTNLFIEACAELDITPSQYGVLYILLHEEPLEQVGIARLIGLDRSTTALVVKILAERGWLDKTKSVTDQRKVEISLTETGRQALRQCERYAKNSVTTLLAPFDEAEREQFLGLLDKFVSHFNEHTRVTLG
- the maiA gene encoding maleylacetoacetate isomerase, whose product is MQLHNFFRSSASYRVRIALNLKGLAFDYLPVHLSRDGGEQFGPAYRALSPEALVPVWQNGEVSLHQSLAIIEYLDERYPTPPLLPGDALGRACVRALALDIACEIHPLNNLRVLNYLSGPAGLSAEARQAWYHHWIHTGFGALETRLATARTTGRYCYGDTPTLADIALVPQIFNAQRFEVDLSAYPTLMRINEQCLQLPAFSQAEPAQQPDAQP
- a CDS encoding fumarylacetoacetate hydrolase family protein; amino-acid sequence: MTLVFQAAPVVTVPVAGSDDAFPVRRIYCVGRNYAAHAREMGFDPEREPPFFFCKPTDAIVYVAPGTTGQFPYPTQTENCHYEMELVAAIGKGGRDIAETEALEHVFGYALGLDMTRRDLQMEMRKMGRPWDIGKAFDHSAPIGPLHRAEQTGHLKQGAIWLEVNGITKQRADVSQLIWSVAETIAYLSRYFELVPGDLIYTGTPEGVGAVVKGDTIRGGIDGLGELLVDVV
- the gtdA gene encoding gentisate 1,2-dioxygenase, which translates into the protein MTTRPTGSARQAFYEQIRALSMTPLWESLSTLVPHTPNGPCVPALWRWQDVLPYIEQAGTLITAEEAVRRVLVLENPALPGQSSITQSLYAGLQLILPGEVAPAHRHVQSALRFIVHGRGAYTAVDGERTTMFPGDFVITPGWTWHDHGNDGLDGHSEPVVWLDGLDIPMIRFFDAGFEEKSAARSQQVSRPEGNALARYGHNLLPVDYTPGSPTSPIFNYPYARTREVLDRLYRDGETDAWHGVKLRYVNPVTGGWPMPTLATFMQFLPAGFTGKPYRSTDGSVFSVVEGRGCVVVDGQRFVFGPKDHFVVPSWKSFTLHADEDAVLFSFSDRPVQSALNILREEKLDA
- a CDS encoding flavin-dependent oxidoreductase, giving the protein MQHSNEVIIVGAGIGGLTLALTLHKAGIACRIFEAAPEIKPLGVGINLLPHATSVLAELGLIDALAAVAVTTQESAFFNRHGQLIYREPAGRFAGYEQPQFSIHRGDLQTVLLNAVLERLGADRVLTDRRCLGATANGQGVSVEFADRTGVSYRVDGAALVACDGVHSVIRKQFYPDEGAPRYSGVNMWRGTIKAPPFLTGASMVRAGWLTHGKMVIYPIRNNVDDAGNQLVNWVAEIEAPQPAKRDWNGAGRLADFFPAFADWHFDWLDVAAMIESSEAIYEYPMVDQDPLPRWTFGRITLLGDAAHPMVPRGSNGAGQAILDAQYLAQRCAELGVSEAALMAYDHARVKATGDVVLMNRKAPPDRILQVIYERTQGERFERIEDVASAAELSEIANQYKRVAGFHLDDLKNRGTAESGAAV
- a CDS encoding OprD family outer membrane porin, which encodes MRHQGHTSGAQNVLWLALGRPMVATVVATAATAALADEPPAPPNPAPLTQLAQANPGAPATSVAAGMPDMNSPLIKVEKNRVNLPEPTLSSQAKSQGLIGDSHLNLLWRNYSDYMEVSNSSHRHAWIQGVQANYESGYTQGLIGFGFDASLFAALKLDGGKGAGNMVHVGKDGDGQNQLAWAYPGMYDIKGRISETVLKYGLQIVSNPFLDPHDNRALPPTFLGASLVSKDVKDMSLEAGSFTKVDARGHTNLSSLSTSYGGVKFSRLSYFGGSWDYAPSGTLSLYADQADDIWRQYYASVSHSIGDPRTVKWSGMANVYSTHDTGAARQGHINNNAYSLTLSAQHGASGLLLGYQQVLGDQFFDYVNETNGIYLSNSMDVDYNAPHERSLQLRYTLDGSYLGVPGLRAMLWGVMGWDADASAGAAANASASSPLHDLYWKNGEPVHGRHHEIGFVPSYTLQSGRFKDTKITFMAMWHVGQAHYSDSNNMEYRLVVNLPMKVF
- a CDS encoding oligopeptide/dipeptide ABC transporter ATP-binding protein; translated protein: MSTPALLCVSDLHVQFKIKRGSLPWSGSSLLHAVDGVSFDIKRGETVGLVGESGCGKSTLARAIIGLTPVASGHVRWLGEDTVQGAKRELRQLRRDVQMIFQDPLASLDPRMTIEQIVAEPLRTHQPEVGRHEVRSRVRTMLERVGLSAQHLRRYPHEFSGGQCQRVGIARALIGAPQLVICDEPVSALDVSIQAQIVNLLRDLQRELSLSLLFVAHDLAVVKAISQRVLVMYLGRVMEFGNRHEVYSTPQHPYTRGLLAAAPVPDPVLERSRERLLLRGDIPSPLNPPSGCAFRTRCPDALAACANEQPALIRHGAHASQVACLRAGANAL
- a CDS encoding ABC transporter ATP-binding protein, with amino-acid sequence MPLLEVKDLSVRFTRREGLSVAAVQRVSFALEPGQTLGIVGESGSGKSQTVMALLGLLAGNGTATGEAYYAGQNLLTLGEAGLNQIRGNRIGMVFQDPMTSLNPFLTIERQMTEALQLHARVSRREARRRAIEALEHVRIPDATRRIGMYPHEFSGGMRQRVMIAMALLSKPDILIADEPTTALDVTVQAQIIELLRELNQTCGTAIILITHDMGVVAGLCDEVMVMYAGQTVEQADARTLFSRPSHPYTMGLLNALPRLTDPDDDTPLRTIPGNPPLPGESGDGCAFAPRCASAVAYCRTARPSLAPLNSLASPLASSFTALTPALRACHRPLNELQELRP